Part of the Streptomyces sp. NBC_00457 genome, GCGATGCCCGGGTCGCGGACCGCGCGGTCGACGAGTTCCGCGAGGTCACGGCCGGACGGCAGCTCGATGTGGACCGTGCTCAGCCGGGGCCGCAGCAGCCGCCCGAGCATCAGGTCGTCGGCTCCGATGATCGCCGTGTCCCCGGGAATGTCGACCCCCTCGTCCTGCAGCGCGCGCATCAGCAGCATCGCGTACTCGTCGTTGTACGCGAACACGGCGTCCAGGTCGAGTTCCCGCCAGCGCGCGGCGAGCCGGGTGCCTGCGGACTCCTCGTAGGCGAGCGGCAGTTCGGTGACGGTGGCGTCCGTGCCGTGCAGGGCGCGGCGCACGCCCGCGAGGCGGGGCGCGGAGAAGGTCTCCAGGCCGGGCTCCTCCGGTACGACGACGCCGATCCGGCGCCGGCCGCGGTCGTACAGGTGGGTGGCGGCGCAGTGGCCGACGGTCGCGTGGTCCATGAGCAGGGCGTGGGCGCCGTCGACGGTTTCGGGGCCGAGAGTGACGACGGCCCGGGCGCCGGAGCGCTTCAGCACCGTGACGCCCTGCGGGCCGAGGCCGGCGCCCGGGACGAGGACGGCGACGGGCCGCAACTCCGCCCAGGCGCGGGCGGCTTCGTCGCCGTGGAGGCCGACGGTGCCGTACTGGACGACCGTGTAGTCGAGCCGGCTGAGCGCCCATTGGAGCTCGTTGATGAACTGGCTGTAGAGCGGGCCGACCGGGATGGTCGGGGCGGGCATCAGGACGAGCCGGCTGTGCCCGGCGCGCAGGCTGCGGGCGGCGGCGTGCGGCACGTACCCGAGTTCCTTCGCCGCCTGGTGGACCCGGCGCCGGGTCGGCTCGCTGATCCGGACGGCGCTGGTGTTGTTGAGCACGTAGGAGACGGTCGCGCGCGAGACGCCGGCCAGGCGGGCCACATCGGCGCTCGTGGGCACAGGGTGCTGCGCGGGCGACACGGGGGCGGGCGTTTTCGGTATCTGCACCATGACGTCTCGCATCTTGGCAGAGGGCCGGGGCGGGTGTGCGGGCGGGATCGGGCGAGTGAAGGTTGTACGAACGCGGCTCAGCTGGGCGGGTCGGTACGCGTGACGCGGGCGACCAGGTCGACCCAGCCCGCCTCCAGCCGCTCCAGCGGCATCCCGCACTGCTTGGTCAGATGGTGGATCGCGGCGGGGTCGAGGTAGCCCAGCAGCGTCTGGGCGAGGAGCTGGCCGTCGGCGTCGGGCACGATCTGCCGCAGCAGGATCACCATGTGCGTGCGCAGCGCCCGGAGCGACGGGTGGGAGTACCGGCGGGTCGGTTCCGGCTGGGCGGCCAGTTCCAGCTCCAGCCGTTCGGCCGAGCGGTACAGCAGGGCCGTGCCGAACGCCCGCAGCCGCTCGATCGGCGGCGCCCCGGGCCCCAGGGGCGGCGGTCCGCCGAGGAAGTCGGCCTGGAGCTTGCGCGCGGAGTGGTCCAGCAGCGCCGTCAGCAGACCCGTGCGGTCGCCGAAGCGGCGGAAGACCGTCCCCTTGCCCACTCCGGCCGCCGCGGCCACCGCCTCCATCGTGACCCCGGCGACGCCGTGCTCGGCGATCAGCTCGGCGGCGGCCTCCAGCAGGCGGGCCCGGTTGCGGGCCGCGTCGGCACGCAGGCAGGGCTCGTCCTCGGCGCTGCCGAGCTGCAACAACCCGGCTTCGTCGAAGGGCTCTTGAGGCCCCGGGAAGGGCGGCAGAGGGGCGGACATGAAAACAGCGTAAAGCATGGGGAATGAAACTGGACCGCGGTCCGGTTATGGTGCTACACAGTAAACGGACCCCGGTCCGGATCGTTTCGGCAATGTTTCAGCACCCCTGGAGTTCGCATGTCTGTTCGCATCCTGGCGCTCGTCGGCAGCCTTCGCGCCGGTTCGCACAACCGTCAGCTCGCCGAGGCCGCCGTCAAGCTGGCCCCGGAGGGCGCGGATATCCACCTGTTCGAGGGCCTGGCCGAGATCCCCTTCTACAACGAGGACATCGACGTCGAGGGCAGCGTCCCGGCCCCGGCCGCCAAGCTGCGCGAGGCCGCGCAGGCCGCCGACGGGTTCCTGCTCTTCTCGCCCGAGTACAACGGCACCATCCCGGCCGTCCTGAAGAACGCCATCGACTGGCTGTCCCGCCCGTACGGCGCCGGCGCGATCACCGACAAGCCGGTCGCCGTGGTCGGCACCGCCTTCGGCCAGTACGGCGGTGTGTGGGCGCAGGACGAGGCCCGCAAGGCCGCGGGCATCGCGGGCGGCAAGGTGCTGGAGGACGTCAAGCTGTCCATCCCCGGTTCCGTGACCCGCTTCGCCGAGACGCACCCGGCCGACGACGCCGAGGTCGCCGCGGACCTCGCCGAGGTCGTCGCCCGGCTGCACGTGTACGCCGGAGAGACCGCCGCGGCCTGAGCCGCACCCTCCCCCACAGGGGCCGGAGCCGCGCGAG contains:
- a CDS encoding LacI family DNA-binding transcriptional regulator; translated protein: MVQIPKTPAPVSPAQHPVPTSADVARLAGVSRATVSYVLNNTSAVRISEPTRRRVHQAAKELGYVPHAAARSLRAGHSRLVLMPAPTIPVGPLYSQFINELQWALSRLDYTVVQYGTVGLHGDEAARAWAELRPVAVLVPGAGLGPQGVTVLKRSGARAVVTLGPETVDGAHALLMDHATVGHCAATHLYDRGRRRIGVVVPEEPGLETFSAPRLAGVRRALHGTDATVTELPLAYEESAGTRLAARWRELDLDAVFAYNDEYAMLLMRALQDEGVDIPGDTAIIGADDLMLGRLLRPRLSTVHIELPSGRDLAELVDRAVRDPGIAPERHTVLGATVVHRESS
- a CDS encoding TetR/AcrR family transcriptional regulator → MLYAVFMSAPLPPFPGPQEPFDEAGLLQLGSAEDEPCLRADAARNRARLLEAAAELIAEHGVAGVTMEAVAAAAGVGKGTVFRRFGDRTGLLTALLDHSARKLQADFLGGPPPLGPGAPPIERLRAFGTALLYRSAERLELELAAQPEPTRRYSHPSLRALRTHMVILLRQIVPDADGQLLAQTLLGYLDPAAIHHLTKQCGMPLERLEAGWVDLVARVTRTDPPS
- a CDS encoding NAD(P)H-dependent oxidoreductase, with the translated sequence MSVRILALVGSLRAGSHNRQLAEAAVKLAPEGADIHLFEGLAEIPFYNEDIDVEGSVPAPAAKLREAAQAADGFLLFSPEYNGTIPAVLKNAIDWLSRPYGAGAITDKPVAVVGTAFGQYGGVWAQDEARKAAGIAGGKVLEDVKLSIPGSVTRFAETHPADDAEVAADLAEVVARLHVYAGETAAA